In the Oncorhynchus nerka isolate Pitt River linkage group LG2, Oner_Uvic_2.0, whole genome shotgun sequence genome, one interval contains:
- the LOC115133834 gene encoding centrosomal protein of 70 kDa-like isoform X5, protein MQQEQTEWDAVNRLLQHHGFKPVHFADPVENKNLADLVLLEKKSACDIRTMLRTMLTDSDRRQTLIQELIQSNNQLKEEAQQHVSRAARQSQRVTELEGVLDGVKSKLQDLEDGYIGKAAQQHSKVHQLQQDKRDAQKRCQGLEQKLSEEKDVVSQLQRKLYFTVTEEEKRVARQNQVFQQIHKRSARPNSPVDQQVLDVIDIYEARMEQLRDDIKSLKGESGGSQTSDQSQSSRRSNTGVSPNHKALLQSYQEQLKDTKEQRVELRKEIQQLKQDLESRPTVKELKSYKEQLRRMDRLIQQNNMRSAREFKEEESAALSNQEVAKARALAARHEKVLNDIRAVLTTSGAPLRLHRARPSTSHQLSNGASEMVEFDELLSSLEMWADQLASLKDLHCALSKLMLRLLPWQPAGANSLMESVRVEDLMLLVDTLLEETNSGEDKVLRSPTKNTLQSMVSHFQKLFDITSLSGVYPRMNEVYTRLGEMTNAMRNLRDILALDDRAPPSEVVNQVASLVSSPEATVGHELHVLLGTSDIDSIILKVKEHEEFFPAFYFLVQELLQTLDVDCLDDIMPVLRSLKSRAE, encoded by the exons CAGACAGAGTGGGATGCTGTGAACAGACTCCTCCAGCACCATGGGTTCAAGCCGGTACACTTTGCTGATCCAGTCGAGAATAAGAACCTTGCAG ACTTGGTTCTTCTGGAGAAGAAGTCTGCCTGTGACATCAGGACAATGCTGCGGACGATgcttacagactcggacaggagACAGACCTTGATTCAGGAGCTCATCCAGTCCAACAACCAACTTAA AGAGGAGGCTCAGCAGCACGTTAGCCGCGCTGCCCGTCAGTCCCAGAGGGTGACCGAGCTGGAGGGAGTTCTGGACGGGGTGAAGAGCAAGCTGCAGGACCTGGAAGACGGTTACATTGGCAAGGCCGCGCAGCAGCACAGCAAAGTGCACCAACTTCAGCAGGACAAGAGAGATGCACAG AAACGCTGCCAGGGCCTGGAGCAGAAGCTGTCTGAGGAGAAAGATGTGGTTTCCCAGCTGCAGAGGAAGCTCTACTTCACTGTGACAGAGGAAGAAAAGCGGGTTGCTAGGCAGAACCAGGTGTTTCAGCAGATCCACAAGAGATCAGCTCGGCCCAACTCGCCAGTGGACCAGCA GGTGTTGGATGTAATTGACATCTATGAGGCCCGAATGGAACAGCTCCGCGATGATATCAA GTCCCTCAAAGGAGAGTCTGGGGGATCACAAACATCTGACCAATCGcagagcagcaggagaagcaacaccGGGGTCTCCCCCAATCACAAAGCTCTCCTGCAG TCCTATCAGGAACAGTTAAAGGACACCAAAGAGCAGAGGGTGGAGCTTAGGAAAGAAATTCAGCAGTTGAAGCAAGACTTGGAATCTAGGCCCACAGTGAAAGAGCTGAAGTCATACAAAGAACAACTGAGACGCATGGACAGACTTATTCAGCAGAATAACATGAG GTCTGCTCGGGAGTTTAAAGAAGAGGAGAGTGCTGCTCTGAGTAACCAGGAGGTGGCGAAGGCAAGGGCCTTGGCTGCCAGACACGAGAAG GTTCTGAATGACATCAGAGCGGTTTTGACTACTTCCGGGGCTCCACTGAGGCTCCATAGAGCGAGGCCATCAACCAGTCATCAGTTGTCCAACGGGGCCTCAGAGATGGTCGAGTTTGACGAACTCCTCTCATCTCTGGAGATGTGGGCTGACCAACTGGCTTCACTGAAG GACCTGCACTGTGCCTTGAGTAAGTTGATGCTGAGACTGTTACCATGGCAGCCAGCAGGCGCTAATAGTCTTATGGAAAGTGTTCGAGTGGAGGACCTTATGCTATTGGTGGACACTCTGCTAGAGGAGACCAACTCTGGGGAGGATAAG GTGTTGAGGAGCCCCACTAAGAACACTCTCCAGTCCATGGTGTCCCACTTCCAGAAGCTGTTTGATATAACCTCCCTCAGCGGGGTGTATCCACGCATGAACGAGGTCTACACCAGGCTTGGGGAGATGACCAACGCTATGAGGAACCTGAGGGACATCCTGGCCCTGG ATGACAGAGCGCCCCCTAGTGAGGTGGTAAACCAGGTAGCCAGTCTAGTCAGCTCCCCAGAGGCCACGGTTGGCCACGAGCTCCACGTCCTCCTGGGAACCAGTGATATTGACAG TATTATTTTGAAGGTAAAGGAACATGAGGAGTTCTTCCCTGCATTCTACTTTTTGGTTCAGGAGCTGCTCCAGACTCTCG ATGTTGACTGTCTGGATGACATCATGCCCGTTCTGAGGTCACTAAAGTCAAGAGCAGAGTAA
- the LOC115133834 gene encoding centrosomal protein of 70 kDa-like isoform X6 — translation MQEQTEWDAVNRLLQHHGFKPVHFADPVENKNLADLVLLEKKSACDIRTMLRTMLTDSDRRQTLIQELIQSNNQLKEEAQQHVSRAARQSQRVTELEGVLDGVKSKLQDLEDGYIGKAAQQHSKVHQLQQDKRDAQKRCQGLEQKLSEEKDVVSQLQRKLYFTVTEEEKRVARQNQVFQQIHKRSARPNSPVDQQVLDVIDIYEARMEQLRDDIKSLKGESGGSQTSDQSQSSRRSNTGVSPNHKALLQSYQEQLKDTKEQRVELRKEIQQLKQDLESRPTVKELKSYKEQLRRMDRLIQQNNMRSAREFKEEESAALSNQEVAKARALAARHEKVLNDIRAVLTTSGAPLRLHRARPSTSHQLSNGASEMVEFDELLSSLEMWADQLASLKDLHCALSKLMLRLLPWQPAGANSLMESVRVEDLMLLVDTLLEETNSGEDKVLRSPTKNTLQSMVSHFQKLFDITSLSGVYPRMNEVYTRLGEMTNAMRNLRDILALDDRAPPSEVVNQVASLVSSPEATVGHELHVLLGTSDIDSIILKVKEHEEFFPAFYFLVQELLQTLDVDCLDDIMPVLRSLKSRAE, via the exons CAGACAGAGTGGGATGCTGTGAACAGACTCCTCCAGCACCATGGGTTCAAGCCGGTACACTTTGCTGATCCAGTCGAGAATAAGAACCTTGCAG ACTTGGTTCTTCTGGAGAAGAAGTCTGCCTGTGACATCAGGACAATGCTGCGGACGATgcttacagactcggacaggagACAGACCTTGATTCAGGAGCTCATCCAGTCCAACAACCAACTTAA AGAGGAGGCTCAGCAGCACGTTAGCCGCGCTGCCCGTCAGTCCCAGAGGGTGACCGAGCTGGAGGGAGTTCTGGACGGGGTGAAGAGCAAGCTGCAGGACCTGGAAGACGGTTACATTGGCAAGGCCGCGCAGCAGCACAGCAAAGTGCACCAACTTCAGCAGGACAAGAGAGATGCACAG AAACGCTGCCAGGGCCTGGAGCAGAAGCTGTCTGAGGAGAAAGATGTGGTTTCCCAGCTGCAGAGGAAGCTCTACTTCACTGTGACAGAGGAAGAAAAGCGGGTTGCTAGGCAGAACCAGGTGTTTCAGCAGATCCACAAGAGATCAGCTCGGCCCAACTCGCCAGTGGACCAGCA GGTGTTGGATGTAATTGACATCTATGAGGCCCGAATGGAACAGCTCCGCGATGATATCAA GTCCCTCAAAGGAGAGTCTGGGGGATCACAAACATCTGACCAATCGcagagcagcaggagaagcaacaccGGGGTCTCCCCCAATCACAAAGCTCTCCTGCAG TCCTATCAGGAACAGTTAAAGGACACCAAAGAGCAGAGGGTGGAGCTTAGGAAAGAAATTCAGCAGTTGAAGCAAGACTTGGAATCTAGGCCCACAGTGAAAGAGCTGAAGTCATACAAAGAACAACTGAGACGCATGGACAGACTTATTCAGCAGAATAACATGAG GTCTGCTCGGGAGTTTAAAGAAGAGGAGAGTGCTGCTCTGAGTAACCAGGAGGTGGCGAAGGCAAGGGCCTTGGCTGCCAGACACGAGAAG GTTCTGAATGACATCAGAGCGGTTTTGACTACTTCCGGGGCTCCACTGAGGCTCCATAGAGCGAGGCCATCAACCAGTCATCAGTTGTCCAACGGGGCCTCAGAGATGGTCGAGTTTGACGAACTCCTCTCATCTCTGGAGATGTGGGCTGACCAACTGGCTTCACTGAAG GACCTGCACTGTGCCTTGAGTAAGTTGATGCTGAGACTGTTACCATGGCAGCCAGCAGGCGCTAATAGTCTTATGGAAAGTGTTCGAGTGGAGGACCTTATGCTATTGGTGGACACTCTGCTAGAGGAGACCAACTCTGGGGAGGATAAG GTGTTGAGGAGCCCCACTAAGAACACTCTCCAGTCCATGGTGTCCCACTTCCAGAAGCTGTTTGATATAACCTCCCTCAGCGGGGTGTATCCACGCATGAACGAGGTCTACACCAGGCTTGGGGAGATGACCAACGCTATGAGGAACCTGAGGGACATCCTGGCCCTGG ATGACAGAGCGCCCCCTAGTGAGGTGGTAAACCAGGTAGCCAGTCTAGTCAGCTCCCCAGAGGCCACGGTTGGCCACGAGCTCCACGTCCTCCTGGGAACCAGTGATATTGACAG TATTATTTTGAAGGTAAAGGAACATGAGGAGTTCTTCCCTGCATTCTACTTTTTGGTTCAGGAGCTGCTCCAGACTCTCG ATGTTGACTGTCTGGATGACATCATGCCCGTTCTGAGGTCACTAAAGTCAAGAGCAGAGTAA
- the LOC115133834 gene encoding centrosomal protein of 70 kDa-like isoform X4 — MEQQEQTEWDAVNRLLQHHGFKPVHFADPVENKNLADLVLLEKKSACDIRTMLRTMLTDSDRRQTLIQELIQSNNQLKEEAQQHVSRAARQSQRVTELEGVLDGVKSKLQDLEDGYIGKAAQQHSKVHQLQQDKRDAQKRCQGLEQKLSEEKDVVSQLQRKLYFTVTEEEKRVARQNQVFQQIHKRSARPNSPVDQQVLDVIDIYEARMEQLRDDIKSLKGESGGSQTSDQSQSSRRSNTGVSPNHKALLQSYQEQLKDTKEQRVELRKEIQQLKQDLESRPTVKELKSYKEQLRRMDRLIQQNNMRSAREFKEEESAALSNQEVAKARALAARHEKVLNDIRAVLTTSGAPLRLHRARPSTSHQLSNGASEMVEFDELLSSLEMWADQLASLKDLHCALSKLMLRLLPWQPAGANSLMESVRVEDLMLLVDTLLEETNSGEDKVLRSPTKNTLQSMVSHFQKLFDITSLSGVYPRMNEVYTRLGEMTNAMRNLRDILALDDRAPPSEVVNQVASLVSSPEATVGHELHVLLGTSDIDSIILKVKEHEEFFPAFYFLVQELLQTLDVDCLDDIMPVLRSLKSRAE, encoded by the exons CAGACAGAGTGGGATGCTGTGAACAGACTCCTCCAGCACCATGGGTTCAAGCCGGTACACTTTGCTGATCCAGTCGAGAATAAGAACCTTGCAG ACTTGGTTCTTCTGGAGAAGAAGTCTGCCTGTGACATCAGGACAATGCTGCGGACGATgcttacagactcggacaggagACAGACCTTGATTCAGGAGCTCATCCAGTCCAACAACCAACTTAA AGAGGAGGCTCAGCAGCACGTTAGCCGCGCTGCCCGTCAGTCCCAGAGGGTGACCGAGCTGGAGGGAGTTCTGGACGGGGTGAAGAGCAAGCTGCAGGACCTGGAAGACGGTTACATTGGCAAGGCCGCGCAGCAGCACAGCAAAGTGCACCAACTTCAGCAGGACAAGAGAGATGCACAG AAACGCTGCCAGGGCCTGGAGCAGAAGCTGTCTGAGGAGAAAGATGTGGTTTCCCAGCTGCAGAGGAAGCTCTACTTCACTGTGACAGAGGAAGAAAAGCGGGTTGCTAGGCAGAACCAGGTGTTTCAGCAGATCCACAAGAGATCAGCTCGGCCCAACTCGCCAGTGGACCAGCA GGTGTTGGATGTAATTGACATCTATGAGGCCCGAATGGAACAGCTCCGCGATGATATCAA GTCCCTCAAAGGAGAGTCTGGGGGATCACAAACATCTGACCAATCGcagagcagcaggagaagcaacaccGGGGTCTCCCCCAATCACAAAGCTCTCCTGCAG TCCTATCAGGAACAGTTAAAGGACACCAAAGAGCAGAGGGTGGAGCTTAGGAAAGAAATTCAGCAGTTGAAGCAAGACTTGGAATCTAGGCCCACAGTGAAAGAGCTGAAGTCATACAAAGAACAACTGAGACGCATGGACAGACTTATTCAGCAGAATAACATGAG GTCTGCTCGGGAGTTTAAAGAAGAGGAGAGTGCTGCTCTGAGTAACCAGGAGGTGGCGAAGGCAAGGGCCTTGGCTGCCAGACACGAGAAG GTTCTGAATGACATCAGAGCGGTTTTGACTACTTCCGGGGCTCCACTGAGGCTCCATAGAGCGAGGCCATCAACCAGTCATCAGTTGTCCAACGGGGCCTCAGAGATGGTCGAGTTTGACGAACTCCTCTCATCTCTGGAGATGTGGGCTGACCAACTGGCTTCACTGAAG GACCTGCACTGTGCCTTGAGTAAGTTGATGCTGAGACTGTTACCATGGCAGCCAGCAGGCGCTAATAGTCTTATGGAAAGTGTTCGAGTGGAGGACCTTATGCTATTGGTGGACACTCTGCTAGAGGAGACCAACTCTGGGGAGGATAAG GTGTTGAGGAGCCCCACTAAGAACACTCTCCAGTCCATGGTGTCCCACTTCCAGAAGCTGTTTGATATAACCTCCCTCAGCGGGGTGTATCCACGCATGAACGAGGTCTACACCAGGCTTGGGGAGATGACCAACGCTATGAGGAACCTGAGGGACATCCTGGCCCTGG ATGACAGAGCGCCCCCTAGTGAGGTGGTAAACCAGGTAGCCAGTCTAGTCAGCTCCCCAGAGGCCACGGTTGGCCACGAGCTCCACGTCCTCCTGGGAACCAGTGATATTGACAG TATTATTTTGAAGGTAAAGGAACATGAGGAGTTCTTCCCTGCATTCTACTTTTTGGTTCAGGAGCTGCTCCAGACTCTCG ATGTTGACTGTCTGGATGACATCATGCCCGTTCTGAGGTCACTAAAGTCAAGAGCAGAGTAA
- the LOC115133834 gene encoding centrosomal protein of 70 kDa-like isoform X3 → MEQQQEQTEWDAVNRLLQHHGFKPVHFADPVENKNLADLVLLEKKSACDIRTMLRTMLTDSDRRQTLIQELIQSNNQLKEEAQQHVSRAARQSQRVTELEGVLDGVKSKLQDLEDGYIGKAAQQHSKVHQLQQDKRDAQKRCQGLEQKLSEEKDVVSQLQRKLYFTVTEEEKRVARQNQVFQQIHKRSARPNSPVDQQVLDVIDIYEARMEQLRDDIKSLKGESGGSQTSDQSQSSRRSNTGVSPNHKALLQSYQEQLKDTKEQRVELRKEIQQLKQDLESRPTVKELKSYKEQLRRMDRLIQQNNMRSAREFKEEESAALSNQEVAKARALAARHEKVLNDIRAVLTTSGAPLRLHRARPSTSHQLSNGASEMVEFDELLSSLEMWADQLASLKDLHCALSKLMLRLLPWQPAGANSLMESVRVEDLMLLVDTLLEETNSGEDKVLRSPTKNTLQSMVSHFQKLFDITSLSGVYPRMNEVYTRLGEMTNAMRNLRDILALDDRAPPSEVVNQVASLVSSPEATVGHELHVLLGTSDIDSIILKVKEHEEFFPAFYFLVQELLQTLDVDCLDDIMPVLRSLKSRAE, encoded by the exons CAGACAGAGTGGGATGCTGTGAACAGACTCCTCCAGCACCATGGGTTCAAGCCGGTACACTTTGCTGATCCAGTCGAGAATAAGAACCTTGCAG ACTTGGTTCTTCTGGAGAAGAAGTCTGCCTGTGACATCAGGACAATGCTGCGGACGATgcttacagactcggacaggagACAGACCTTGATTCAGGAGCTCATCCAGTCCAACAACCAACTTAA AGAGGAGGCTCAGCAGCACGTTAGCCGCGCTGCCCGTCAGTCCCAGAGGGTGACCGAGCTGGAGGGAGTTCTGGACGGGGTGAAGAGCAAGCTGCAGGACCTGGAAGACGGTTACATTGGCAAGGCCGCGCAGCAGCACAGCAAAGTGCACCAACTTCAGCAGGACAAGAGAGATGCACAG AAACGCTGCCAGGGCCTGGAGCAGAAGCTGTCTGAGGAGAAAGATGTGGTTTCCCAGCTGCAGAGGAAGCTCTACTTCACTGTGACAGAGGAAGAAAAGCGGGTTGCTAGGCAGAACCAGGTGTTTCAGCAGATCCACAAGAGATCAGCTCGGCCCAACTCGCCAGTGGACCAGCA GGTGTTGGATGTAATTGACATCTATGAGGCCCGAATGGAACAGCTCCGCGATGATATCAA GTCCCTCAAAGGAGAGTCTGGGGGATCACAAACATCTGACCAATCGcagagcagcaggagaagcaacaccGGGGTCTCCCCCAATCACAAAGCTCTCCTGCAG TCCTATCAGGAACAGTTAAAGGACACCAAAGAGCAGAGGGTGGAGCTTAGGAAAGAAATTCAGCAGTTGAAGCAAGACTTGGAATCTAGGCCCACAGTGAAAGAGCTGAAGTCATACAAAGAACAACTGAGACGCATGGACAGACTTATTCAGCAGAATAACATGAG GTCTGCTCGGGAGTTTAAAGAAGAGGAGAGTGCTGCTCTGAGTAACCAGGAGGTGGCGAAGGCAAGGGCCTTGGCTGCCAGACACGAGAAG GTTCTGAATGACATCAGAGCGGTTTTGACTACTTCCGGGGCTCCACTGAGGCTCCATAGAGCGAGGCCATCAACCAGTCATCAGTTGTCCAACGGGGCCTCAGAGATGGTCGAGTTTGACGAACTCCTCTCATCTCTGGAGATGTGGGCTGACCAACTGGCTTCACTGAAG GACCTGCACTGTGCCTTGAGTAAGTTGATGCTGAGACTGTTACCATGGCAGCCAGCAGGCGCTAATAGTCTTATGGAAAGTGTTCGAGTGGAGGACCTTATGCTATTGGTGGACACTCTGCTAGAGGAGACCAACTCTGGGGAGGATAAG GTGTTGAGGAGCCCCACTAAGAACACTCTCCAGTCCATGGTGTCCCACTTCCAGAAGCTGTTTGATATAACCTCCCTCAGCGGGGTGTATCCACGCATGAACGAGGTCTACACCAGGCTTGGGGAGATGACCAACGCTATGAGGAACCTGAGGGACATCCTGGCCCTGG ATGACAGAGCGCCCCCTAGTGAGGTGGTAAACCAGGTAGCCAGTCTAGTCAGCTCCCCAGAGGCCACGGTTGGCCACGAGCTCCACGTCCTCCTGGGAACCAGTGATATTGACAG TATTATTTTGAAGGTAAAGGAACATGAGGAGTTCTTCCCTGCATTCTACTTTTTGGTTCAGGAGCTGCTCCAGACTCTCG ATGTTGACTGTCTGGATGACATCATGCCCGTTCTGAGGTCACTAAAGTCAAGAGCAGAGTAA
- the LOC115133834 gene encoding centrosomal protein of 70 kDa-like isoform X1, which produces MDRKNTKAVFHSRDKTYVFLWTYSQFQQQEQTEWDAVNRLLQHHGFKPVHFADPVENKNLADLVLLEKKSACDIRTMLRTMLTDSDRRQTLIQELIQSNNQLKEEAQQHVSRAARQSQRVTELEGVLDGVKSKLQDLEDGYIGKAAQQHSKVHQLQQDKRDAQKRCQGLEQKLSEEKDVVSQLQRKLYFTVTEEEKRVARQNQVFQQIHKRSARPNSPVDQQVLDVIDIYEARMEQLRDDIKSLKGESGGSQTSDQSQSSRRSNTGVSPNHKALLQSYQEQLKDTKEQRVELRKEIQQLKQDLESRPTVKELKSYKEQLRRMDRLIQQNNMRSAREFKEEESAALSNQEVAKARALAARHEKVLNDIRAVLTTSGAPLRLHRARPSTSHQLSNGASEMVEFDELLSSLEMWADQLASLKDLHCALSKLMLRLLPWQPAGANSLMESVRVEDLMLLVDTLLEETNSGEDKVLRSPTKNTLQSMVSHFQKLFDITSLSGVYPRMNEVYTRLGEMTNAMRNLRDILALDDRAPPSEVVNQVASLVSSPEATVGHELHVLLGTSDIDSIILKVKEHEEFFPAFYFLVQELLQTLDVDCLDDIMPVLRSLKSRAE; this is translated from the exons CAGACAGAGTGGGATGCTGTGAACAGACTCCTCCAGCACCATGGGTTCAAGCCGGTACACTTTGCTGATCCAGTCGAGAATAAGAACCTTGCAG ACTTGGTTCTTCTGGAGAAGAAGTCTGCCTGTGACATCAGGACAATGCTGCGGACGATgcttacagactcggacaggagACAGACCTTGATTCAGGAGCTCATCCAGTCCAACAACCAACTTAA AGAGGAGGCTCAGCAGCACGTTAGCCGCGCTGCCCGTCAGTCCCAGAGGGTGACCGAGCTGGAGGGAGTTCTGGACGGGGTGAAGAGCAAGCTGCAGGACCTGGAAGACGGTTACATTGGCAAGGCCGCGCAGCAGCACAGCAAAGTGCACCAACTTCAGCAGGACAAGAGAGATGCACAG AAACGCTGCCAGGGCCTGGAGCAGAAGCTGTCTGAGGAGAAAGATGTGGTTTCCCAGCTGCAGAGGAAGCTCTACTTCACTGTGACAGAGGAAGAAAAGCGGGTTGCTAGGCAGAACCAGGTGTTTCAGCAGATCCACAAGAGATCAGCTCGGCCCAACTCGCCAGTGGACCAGCA GGTGTTGGATGTAATTGACATCTATGAGGCCCGAATGGAACAGCTCCGCGATGATATCAA GTCCCTCAAAGGAGAGTCTGGGGGATCACAAACATCTGACCAATCGcagagcagcaggagaagcaacaccGGGGTCTCCCCCAATCACAAAGCTCTCCTGCAG TCCTATCAGGAACAGTTAAAGGACACCAAAGAGCAGAGGGTGGAGCTTAGGAAAGAAATTCAGCAGTTGAAGCAAGACTTGGAATCTAGGCCCACAGTGAAAGAGCTGAAGTCATACAAAGAACAACTGAGACGCATGGACAGACTTATTCAGCAGAATAACATGAG GTCTGCTCGGGAGTTTAAAGAAGAGGAGAGTGCTGCTCTGAGTAACCAGGAGGTGGCGAAGGCAAGGGCCTTGGCTGCCAGACACGAGAAG GTTCTGAATGACATCAGAGCGGTTTTGACTACTTCCGGGGCTCCACTGAGGCTCCATAGAGCGAGGCCATCAACCAGTCATCAGTTGTCCAACGGGGCCTCAGAGATGGTCGAGTTTGACGAACTCCTCTCATCTCTGGAGATGTGGGCTGACCAACTGGCTTCACTGAAG GACCTGCACTGTGCCTTGAGTAAGTTGATGCTGAGACTGTTACCATGGCAGCCAGCAGGCGCTAATAGTCTTATGGAAAGTGTTCGAGTGGAGGACCTTATGCTATTGGTGGACACTCTGCTAGAGGAGACCAACTCTGGGGAGGATAAG GTGTTGAGGAGCCCCACTAAGAACACTCTCCAGTCCATGGTGTCCCACTTCCAGAAGCTGTTTGATATAACCTCCCTCAGCGGGGTGTATCCACGCATGAACGAGGTCTACACCAGGCTTGGGGAGATGACCAACGCTATGAGGAACCTGAGGGACATCCTGGCCCTGG ATGACAGAGCGCCCCCTAGTGAGGTGGTAAACCAGGTAGCCAGTCTAGTCAGCTCCCCAGAGGCCACGGTTGGCCACGAGCTCCACGTCCTCCTGGGAACCAGTGATATTGACAG TATTATTTTGAAGGTAAAGGAACATGAGGAGTTCTTCCCTGCATTCTACTTTTTGGTTCAGGAGCTGCTCCAGACTCTCG ATGTTGACTGTCTGGATGACATCATGCCCGTTCTGAGGTCACTAAAGTCAAGAGCAGAGTAA
- the LOC115133834 gene encoding centrosomal protein of 70 kDa-like isoform X2, with translation MDRKNTKAVFHSRDKTYVFLWTYSQFQQEQTEWDAVNRLLQHHGFKPVHFADPVENKNLADLVLLEKKSACDIRTMLRTMLTDSDRRQTLIQELIQSNNQLKEEAQQHVSRAARQSQRVTELEGVLDGVKSKLQDLEDGYIGKAAQQHSKVHQLQQDKRDAQKRCQGLEQKLSEEKDVVSQLQRKLYFTVTEEEKRVARQNQVFQQIHKRSARPNSPVDQQVLDVIDIYEARMEQLRDDIKSLKGESGGSQTSDQSQSSRRSNTGVSPNHKALLQSYQEQLKDTKEQRVELRKEIQQLKQDLESRPTVKELKSYKEQLRRMDRLIQQNNMRSAREFKEEESAALSNQEVAKARALAARHEKVLNDIRAVLTTSGAPLRLHRARPSTSHQLSNGASEMVEFDELLSSLEMWADQLASLKDLHCALSKLMLRLLPWQPAGANSLMESVRVEDLMLLVDTLLEETNSGEDKVLRSPTKNTLQSMVSHFQKLFDITSLSGVYPRMNEVYTRLGEMTNAMRNLRDILALDDRAPPSEVVNQVASLVSSPEATVGHELHVLLGTSDIDSIILKVKEHEEFFPAFYFLVQELLQTLDVDCLDDIMPVLRSLKSRAE, from the exons CAGACAGAGTGGGATGCTGTGAACAGACTCCTCCAGCACCATGGGTTCAAGCCGGTACACTTTGCTGATCCAGTCGAGAATAAGAACCTTGCAG ACTTGGTTCTTCTGGAGAAGAAGTCTGCCTGTGACATCAGGACAATGCTGCGGACGATgcttacagactcggacaggagACAGACCTTGATTCAGGAGCTCATCCAGTCCAACAACCAACTTAA AGAGGAGGCTCAGCAGCACGTTAGCCGCGCTGCCCGTCAGTCCCAGAGGGTGACCGAGCTGGAGGGAGTTCTGGACGGGGTGAAGAGCAAGCTGCAGGACCTGGAAGACGGTTACATTGGCAAGGCCGCGCAGCAGCACAGCAAAGTGCACCAACTTCAGCAGGACAAGAGAGATGCACAG AAACGCTGCCAGGGCCTGGAGCAGAAGCTGTCTGAGGAGAAAGATGTGGTTTCCCAGCTGCAGAGGAAGCTCTACTTCACTGTGACAGAGGAAGAAAAGCGGGTTGCTAGGCAGAACCAGGTGTTTCAGCAGATCCACAAGAGATCAGCTCGGCCCAACTCGCCAGTGGACCAGCA GGTGTTGGATGTAATTGACATCTATGAGGCCCGAATGGAACAGCTCCGCGATGATATCAA GTCCCTCAAAGGAGAGTCTGGGGGATCACAAACATCTGACCAATCGcagagcagcaggagaagcaacaccGGGGTCTCCCCCAATCACAAAGCTCTCCTGCAG TCCTATCAGGAACAGTTAAAGGACACCAAAGAGCAGAGGGTGGAGCTTAGGAAAGAAATTCAGCAGTTGAAGCAAGACTTGGAATCTAGGCCCACAGTGAAAGAGCTGAAGTCATACAAAGAACAACTGAGACGCATGGACAGACTTATTCAGCAGAATAACATGAG GTCTGCTCGGGAGTTTAAAGAAGAGGAGAGTGCTGCTCTGAGTAACCAGGAGGTGGCGAAGGCAAGGGCCTTGGCTGCCAGACACGAGAAG GTTCTGAATGACATCAGAGCGGTTTTGACTACTTCCGGGGCTCCACTGAGGCTCCATAGAGCGAGGCCATCAACCAGTCATCAGTTGTCCAACGGGGCCTCAGAGATGGTCGAGTTTGACGAACTCCTCTCATCTCTGGAGATGTGGGCTGACCAACTGGCTTCACTGAAG GACCTGCACTGTGCCTTGAGTAAGTTGATGCTGAGACTGTTACCATGGCAGCCAGCAGGCGCTAATAGTCTTATGGAAAGTGTTCGAGTGGAGGACCTTATGCTATTGGTGGACACTCTGCTAGAGGAGACCAACTCTGGGGAGGATAAG GTGTTGAGGAGCCCCACTAAGAACACTCTCCAGTCCATGGTGTCCCACTTCCAGAAGCTGTTTGATATAACCTCCCTCAGCGGGGTGTATCCACGCATGAACGAGGTCTACACCAGGCTTGGGGAGATGACCAACGCTATGAGGAACCTGAGGGACATCCTGGCCCTGG ATGACAGAGCGCCCCCTAGTGAGGTGGTAAACCAGGTAGCCAGTCTAGTCAGCTCCCCAGAGGCCACGGTTGGCCACGAGCTCCACGTCCTCCTGGGAACCAGTGATATTGACAG TATTATTTTGAAGGTAAAGGAACATGAGGAGTTCTTCCCTGCATTCTACTTTTTGGTTCAGGAGCTGCTCCAGACTCTCG ATGTTGACTGTCTGGATGACATCATGCCCGTTCTGAGGTCACTAAAGTCAAGAGCAGAGTAA